Within the Triticum aestivum cultivar Chinese Spring unplaced genomic scaffold, IWGSC CS RefSeq v2.1 scaffold248695, whole genome shotgun sequence genome, the region TGTTCACTAAACCCGCTACTCATCTCACCCTCCGTAGATTTCAGTCCAATCTAAACCTCGTTCACGTCGGTTccgattgagggggagtgttaagcGTAGCGTTGGTTAGCTGTAGCTATTGTTTAGGGATTGTGTATATCCTAACTATGGCAAGGATCGGTTGTGATCCTTAGCCTTGCCGTGTACTCCAAACAATGTATGTGTTGTTGTCTATATAATGAGAAAGCCCCACGCTGGGCAAAGTACGGCAAACAAAATCGATCTATTAGTTTTAACTAGGAGGATATCCTGCAATACAAGAGAGAAAGAGGATAGCTCTGCCATGGCATCATCAGTTAGCGGTTTCACAGGGATAAGTCCAATCCTCCTGATATAACTGTTGATACAAGCTCAAACGATTTGGTTGTGTGTGAAAAAAGGCACAAATATGCAACTGATAAAGGCTCACTTGTAAGCCACCTATCTAACCAAAAAATTGTGGAAGTGCCATTGCCAATCTGCAAATATCAATCTGCAAATATCATGATACAGGAAGAATCAAGTTTCGCTGATTCTACCATGTATAATCCACCTTTGTGCTGAAGGGTATACTGCCTTTGTGCTGAAGGGTATGTTGCCAAGCAGAACACGCCCATATCTGGAACAGAGGAGAGGAGGACATCCTGCAATACAAGAGAGAAAGAGGATAGCTCTGCCATGGCATCATCAGTTAGCGGTTTCACAGGGATAAGTCCAATCCTCCTGATATAACTGTTGATACAAGCTCAAACCATTTGGTTGTGTCTGAAAAAAGGCACACATATGCAACTGATAAAGGCTCACTTGTAAGTCACCTATCTAACCAAAAAATTGTGGAAGTGCCATTGCCAATCTGCAAATATCATGATAAAGGAAGAATCAAGTTTCGCTGATTCTACCATGTATAATCCACCTTGCACGCACGCATGCTTGACGACTAAGCTAACAAGGCTCCTCAAAATTAGCAACAATCACATTTCCATAAATCGCAAACTACAAGCCAACGCACCAATATAGGTAGATTATGTCCAAAATTACCTTCAATTTTTGCGTTTGTTTTAACATTTGCGACGCCTGTGTCGTTGAGTTAAGACAGCACCATGAAGAAACGCCAAACACGAATGATATACTCAATGACGCAGTCACTGATTCTGTTTCATATTTTTTCCAGTCTTGTAGTCTGCTTATTTGAAAAACCTATGTCCTTGCCACAACGCATAGCGGCTAAAACGCCAAGAAACAATGACCTACTCAAATACGTGTAGTTTCTGGCTGTATTTGTTGTTTGCAGTCTTGTGGACTGGTTGCCGGTATGTGTCTTATCCTCTTGTATTGATCTAGCATCAGCGGCAAATGGCGACACCTGCAGGTTCAGAGGCCGGAGGACTACATGGTAGGAGGGGTCAAAACTGAAGCCAAGCGGCCGTTAATACTCTATCCGCTCTTCCCCTTTAATTGTCCGTAAGCTAGAGACAGATACTATCATCAGTTTGCTACAGACGACTATTGTGCCGGTCGCTGTCCACAACTTTTAACCATCTTCTTCCTGTTCACATGCTTTACCGGTGATCTTGACGTTGTCAAAACCTTGTATAAATAGACATGCAATGTTTAACATGATTCTTCAAGCCAACCTAGCTTAGCTAGCAGCTCTGAATTAGAAGTTCGACATCTAGCTAGTAAAGCTTTGCATCGATCATCCTTTAATGGTGAAATGCATGGGTGCCTTGCAGTTGCAAACCCTGAGCTTGGTTCTACTTACCTCACTGGCCATGTCGGCGTCATCCGGCTACCGCTTGGCGCTCACCCATGTCGACTCCAAAGGCGGCTTCAGCAAGACAGAGCTCATGCGCCGGGCCGCGCATAGAAGCCGCCTCCAGGCGCTATCAGGTTATGACGCAACCTCGCCCAGGCTCCACTCGGTTCAAGTCGAATACCTGATGGAGCTGGCCATCGGGAAGCCGCCGGTGCCGTTCGTCGCCCTCGCCGACACCGGCAGCGACCTCACCTGGACACAGTGCCAGCCATGCAAGCTGTGCTTCCCGCAGGACACGCCCGTCTACGACCCCTCAGCCTCGTCCACTTTCTCCCCGTTGCCCTGCTCCAGCGCCACGTGCCTGCCCATATGGAGCCGGAACTGCACCCCAAGCTCGCTCTGCCGGTACCGCTACGCCTACGGCGACGGCGCCTACTCGGCTGGCATCCTGGGCACGGAGACGCTCACGCTTGGCTCCTCTAGCGCACCCGTCTCCGTCGGCGGCGTGGCGTTCGGCTGCGGCACCGAGAACGGCGGCGACTCGCTCAACTCCACCGGGACGGTCGGCCTCGGCCGCGGGACTCTATCGCTCATGGCGCAGCTAGGCGTCGGCAAGTTCTCATACTGCCTCACCGACTTCTTCAACTCTACTCTGGATAGCCCATTTTTGCTGGGCACCCTGGCGGAGCTGGCCCCCGGGCTCGGCGTCGTGCAGTCGACGCCGCTAATGCAGAGCCCGCAGAACCCGTCGCGGTACTTCGTCTCCCTCCAGGGCATATCACTCGGCGACGTCCGCCTTCCCATCCCAAACGGCACATTCGACCTGAGTACCGACGGCACCGGCGGGATGATCGTGGACTCCGGGACCACCTTCACCATCCTCGCGGAAAGCGGTTTCAGGGAGGTCGTCGACCACGTGGCGCAGGTGCTTGGCCAGCCGCCAGTGAACGCCTCCAGCCTGGAAAGCCCTTGCTTCCCAGCTCCGGCCGGTGAGCCGTTTTTGCCAGACTTGGTGCTGCACTTTGCCGGCGGTGCGGATATGAGGCTGCATAGGGACAACTACATGTCCTACAACCAAGAGGACTCGTCCTTATGTTTGAACATCGCCGGGACGACGCATGAGTCCACGTCCGTGCTGGGCAACTTCCAGCAGCAGAATATACAGATGCTGTTCGACATGACCGTAGGGCAGCTGTCATTCCGGCCCACCGACTGCAGTATGCTCTGAAGATTGAATCAACCATTTATATGCTGAACAGTGGATATCCTTCATGCTTTGACTTCTGGCCCATGTGATC harbors:
- the LOC123172312 gene encoding aspartic proteinase nepenthesin-1-like translates to MVKCMGALQLQTLSLVLLTSLAMSASSGYRLALTHVDSKGGFSKTELMRRAAHRSRLQALSGYDATSPRLHSVQVEYLMELAIGKPPVPFVALADTGSDLTWTQCQPCKLCFPQDTPVYDPSASSTFSPLPCSSATCLPIWSRNCTPSSLCRYRYAYGDGAYSAGILGTETLTLGSSSAPVSVGGVAFGCGTENGGDSLNSTGTVGLGRGTLSLMAQLGVGKFSYCLTDFFNSTLDSPFLLGTLAELAPGLGVVQSTPLMQSPQNPSRYFVSLQGISLGDVRLPIPNGTFDLSTDGTGGMIVDSGTTFTILAESGFREVVDHVAQVLGQPPVNASSLESPCFPAPAGEPFLPDLVLHFAGGADMRLHRDNYMSYNQEDSSLCLNIAGTTHESTSVLGNFQQQNIQMLFDMTVGQLSFRPTDCSML